The Medicago truncatula cultivar Jemalong A17 chromosome 7, MtrunA17r5.0-ANR, whole genome shotgun sequence genome includes the window CTGCatctaattaaattaaacaggaAGTTGACTAAAGACAAATAATTTTAACTCAccctacaaaattacaaattttaacaAGGACTACCATAAGTtcgaaaatataaatattctaAGACATAATTGAAACTAAAAATCCACAAAATCTGGTGGGTGAATgaataatgaaaacaaaacaaccaaaagCTCCACTTGTGTTTTAATGCACATTCCAATCCAAGCAAGTCCAACTTTGTTCAAAGCATGCAATCAGTTCTTGCAGGCAACCTCCTGAAGAAATTGAGCGGCACAGAAGGAAGCTTGTGACGAAACCTTGGATGTCTCAACACATAAATTCCACTGAGAAGAGCCACAACTTGAAATGGAGTCACATAAAGTACAATAGCAGCAATCAAACAGAATAGCACAAAAAGTGCAGTAGCTCTTGGATCTCTCCAGCTCAGCAAAGACTGCAGTCTTTCTCCTTGAGTCGCCAAATCCCCAACAACAGTTTGTATCCTACCGGCGATACTTCTAAGACGATCGTATCGCATCCTCACGATGTCAGAAGGTCTTGTGGTTGGAAATGTGTCGAACTCTTCATCTAGTTCGTCAGGGTGTGCGGAATCAGCATGGGAGAGACGTGTGTCCATGTGAGGTGGGTGCCTTGGCCTCCATCTATAGTACCAAACTCCAATCAAAAAGAGGTAAAGGAAAATTGTTGGTAAGATAAGTTCAGGGTACATGACAagtattataaataagatatGAATTAGAACTGTTGTGATAGGGTTTTTCCAATTGCAGATTTGGTCAAACCACTTTCCAACAGCAATTAATCCACTCAAAACCCCCATGATTCTGAAAAAATTGGCTTTGCTTCTTCTCATACTCCACATGTGGGAACCGACATCTAGCATATATTCCACTACCTCCTTTCTCAGTGGCGGCTCAGCACGGCTAAGTCTCATGGAAACAATCTGAGTAGCTTGATGCCTCAGACTGTCGAGCTGGCTGACGGTTAATGGGTGAATGTAATGCATCTTGGGCAGCAATGGATTTGAATACATGTGCATCATGTTGAGCAAAGAAGAGCAAGTAAACCTTACAGCCAGTTGAATTTCTCCCATTTTCTTCACCCCAGTTGGATGAAGAACTAGAAGTGGATAGGAATGTGTGTAGACTCGATCAGTCTCGAGTGTGGAAAGACGGATTCTTACCTTGCCGATTTTAGAATCTCTTTGTCCTCCAGGCTTATCACCACCATGGTGCAAGTGACAGTTATCGAATACACCAATTGTAATGACAGTGCACGGATCAAAAACCTCCCAAGTATACTGCTCATTCCACCTCGGTGCAAAGCTATCGATGATGGTTCTTGTACGCACCCATTTCTGTCCATATTTTGCTACACAATAAGCATCGGTAGTCCCCCTCCCATTATTTGATTTCATCGGCATCAAACCCGAAGCATTCAATATCCCAACTTCAAGAACTCCAATACTTGACTTCCACAGCTGTTTCGCCGTAGGGCGAAGATCACTACTGTAGTGAGTTGATTCATCCAAAACATGATAACCACCTTCTAGACAGACCCTCATATGAATCCTGCTTGCAAACTTGATTTCCTTCTTCTTGTCCCCTTCCATGATAACAACATGCTTTTCAATGTTGAACCACCTAGTGTTCACAGGTTTGTGATCGAGTCTCCGGTCCATCATCTGTAAGGGAATAACACACTTCCCTAGCAGTTCCTCTTTGTTAGGCGCAACCCTGTCTTCCACACTCAAAATCAGCGGCTCCTCAAACGGTTCCGCAGCTACAAACATCAAATCTTCATTCCACATCGGATTGATACTCCTGCTCTGAGAAATTCTTGTCCTCAAGGTCTGATTTCCCAAAATAGCCTTCACATAAACCTCTGGGAATCTTCCCTTGTCAGACGGCTGTAAGTCCTGTGCCTCGATCACATTAACCCTCAAATACCAAAGCTTAGGAGATAGATACACCTTAGACCTAATATTTGCAAGAGCATCAGTCCCACTAACCGTCGCCGCATCTGAGTGCCACGCCTCAGGAAAAGCTTCATCAGCTTGAGTACCCATCCAAACAGCCAGCATCAACTCCCCTTTCACCTTATCACTCTTCCTATCCTCCAATCTATACCACTGTGGCGCCAGAGGACTATCAGGAGGAACCCTCTTTGGAATCTCATTGAGATCAAACCAAACACGACCAATAAAATCATCTTTTACAAAATCCTTATCTTTCACAAAAACCTCAAGAACCGAAGCCTGAATCCGATCCTTCGAAAAAGCGAAAACCTGATTCCATTCAGGATTAGTCTTCTTCTCAAAATGCCTCGTGGTTCCTTTGTAGTTACCAAGCTTGACTTCAACATAAGGGTCACAACTTCCAGTAACATCTTTCGAAGGTAGCTCCTTAGCCTTCACAACCCTAACATAAAGATACTGCATTTGCTCAACAAGGTCATAGGTACTTGTAAGCTTGTCTCCAGAGACCTTACCACCAAGGTGGGGTTTGGTCTCTTTCAACAGAAAATCTTCAGGTGGAGGCCTCTGCATCTTGTTGTTTCAAAGAATCACAGAAGCAACAATctcaaatattgaattttttttttcttcactggTGGTTGGAGCTTGAAAAtgtgtttttgaattaaaaatgaacCGTTCCAAGGGGCCTAAAAAAGAGGAAACACAGTCAAATAGCCGTTACAGTATAGCAAATCGAGTTACCTTAATATTCgcaaaaaaactttaaaatacaCAAACTAAGAAGATAAGGTAGTAACTCAAAAGAGGCAATTAATGCATATCTAGTGGATGTACACATAGATCTCTCATATTATCGAGAATGTGGAGATTAATTaaccttaattaattaattaatctaagTAGCTTTTTTTTACTTGAAACTTTCAGATCCGATTTTCACTCTCttaagaacaaaaaataaaataaaaattaaaaaatataaaaacattcaTAAAAGTGACAGAACAATAGTCTGAAACTAGAAAAAGAATGTTTGAGGGTTGTTGCCGACAGAATGTCGTTTACAAGTTTCATGCTTTCTGCATTCTAATAGTACCTTAAACTTTGATTTACTTTTTAGTACTTCACTTGAACTTGATTCAACTTTTTCTAGCTACCAAACACAccccaataatttttttccttcatcgCTTAATCAAAACACTTACACACTCTTAATactaacaaatatataatttttctcatttaaaaaaaaaaaattccagaattaatacctaaaaaaaatgtacttaAATCAAAATGAAAGTAGAAACTAGGAAATTCTAATCACAACCCaaatcatgaaaatgaaaagtgaGAAGAAGACATAAATAAAGGAGAGATTTTTATGttacaaaaaactaaaatgttaAGAAGTAccttgaagaaaaagaagtagCAATGGAGATGATTAAGAAGAAAGGGGGGGGGTGTAGAAGGAAGAGTGTACTTTTACTTTTCCTTTGATAGGATCTGATGAATCTGGAGAAAATATACAAAGAAGCTCCTACTTTGCCTTTTTGCAATAGTGTTGGACTGGACCTCTGTTGCTGTACAGGGTGGTGGATGAAGGAATGGCTGTGGTCCCCACTTCATACGTGTGAAATACTTCGGTCGGTAAACACACGTGTGACATTCTCATCATCTTGTCTTTGCACATTACTTGCCCTTATGGTTGTTTGTAAGAGGTAAATCTAAATACAGTTAAGTAATTCTACTGCTAgttgatttttcaaataataatgGTATGTTACCTACGAATTACAAATGTTCTTTAAATTAGATGTATCTGGTGTTTTATACGTGTTATTGTTTGACATCGACACGTGATTGATACATCtgattatattgaattatgttattttcttaaaattattattgatgtcGGTGTCTATTTCATATATGTGtctatttaatgtttttaaatttatttgtctAAAATTGTATTATACTATTAGATtagattttaattcttttttaagaCTAGATTAAACGAAACTTAGGAGTTAAGCTCATGCTCCCGTGTtatttgttgaaacaaaaaGTAAAAGGATAAAGATGAAATTGGCTGAGTCTGTGACGTTGGATTCTGAA containing:
- the LOC11444220 gene encoding FT-interacting protein 3, with the translated sequence MQRPPPEDFLLKETKPHLGGKVSGDKLTSTYDLVEQMQYLYVRVVKAKELPSKDVTGSCDPYVEVKLGNYKGTTRHFEKKTNPEWNQVFAFSKDRIQASVLEVFVKDKDFVKDDFIGRVWFDLNEIPKRVPPDSPLAPQWYRLEDRKSDKVKGELMLAVWMGTQADEAFPEAWHSDAATVSGTDALANIRSKVYLSPKLWYLRVNVIEAQDLQPSDKGRFPEVYVKAILGNQTLRTRISQSRSINPMWNEDLMFVAAEPFEEPLILSVEDRVAPNKEELLGKCVIPLQMMDRRLDHKPVNTRWFNIEKHVVIMEGDKKKEIKFASRIHMRVCLEGGYHVLDESTHYSSDLRPTAKQLWKSSIGVLEVGILNASGLMPMKSNNGRGTTDAYCVAKYGQKWVRTRTIIDSFAPRWNEQYTWEVFDPCTVITIGVFDNCHLHHGGDKPGGQRDSKIGKVRIRLSTLETDRVYTHSYPLLVLHPTGVKKMGEIQLAVRFTCSSLLNMMHMYSNPLLPKMHYIHPLTVSQLDSLRHQATQIVSMRLSRAEPPLRKEVVEYMLDVGSHMWSMRRSKANFFRIMGVLSGLIAVGKWFDQICNWKNPITTVLIHILFIILVMYPELILPTIFLYLFLIGVWYYRWRPRHPPHMDTRLSHADSAHPDELDEEFDTFPTTRPSDIVRMRYDRLRSIAGRIQTVVGDLATQGERLQSLLSWRDPRATALFVLFCLIAAIVLYVTPFQVVALLSGIYVLRHPRFRHKLPSVPLNFFRRLPARTDCML